TTAGCTACAGTCATAGACTACAGTatacctattaaaaaaaaaaaagttattaattgaCAGCAGTTTTAATGCCTGAAGAAAGGCAACAACAATACCTCAGGTAATATCTTACATCAGACACCTGATCTGGCCTCTCCTGAGGAAAATTGCTTTCAGCAGGCCACTACAATTATCTTGTCTTAATGATTTgtagacatttttactggaaaaaaagacaaaatactgatttcATAAATGACTTTCCATTTCATTCGATGATTGCATTGCTCAGTTCATCAGGGGTCACAAACAAGCGAATCTTGAAGAGGTAAATGCTAAGGTGTCCGAATCGCCTAAGTTTCATTTCCAAAGAGATTTCAAAGTCCTGAGGAACCACGATCGGTTTCTGGACCACCAAGACGCCGCCGTGGTCCAGATGTTTGGCGGCGAAGTAGCCTCCCTGGTTGCCGTCGACAATGGCCACCTCGATGTCGTCCCCGACCGCGGTGTTGGAGGGGCCCATGCGGAAGATGTTGGTTGGAATGGGAATTTTGGTTGGGAATGTCAGGTGGTAGTAGGTAATTCTCACAGGCAAGGCGACACACTCGCTAGTCTGATTACAAGGCAAGCGTTCGCAGCGACTGCAAAAGGGAAATGGGAGGAagagatgagagagagggagtgttAGAATGGTGCGGTGCACAACATGCGGAAAAGTGTGTGATTTTTAAAGGAGGAGGGGTTTGCTTAAGGGGGTGTGGCATTCAGAGTGACATCACAGATCAATCGACCTCCAGTTGTGCTTTGTGCATTTCAGGGTGTATTAACCTGCAGAACTTGCAAAATGTTAAACATGGATTAATCAAACTCAAAAATCAAAGTGTTGGACTTTCATGCATTGCATTTGCAGCCATTTTGGATGCAACGTTCATGCACATTGTGACTTGCAGATTTGTTAGGAAACCCCAACGTTATTGCATTAATAATACCAACCTGAGGCTCTTGAGCTTGATTTAAAACTCCTTAAAGCTACTTAAAACTATATTTGTGACACATCAGGAGGCATTAACTACAAAATCTGCAAAAATTGGATGCCGTGAACAATAAATTTGTTCGTAAAATGTGACAGCATAAAATTCAAACTGAACTTATTTACTgtcttaatgcacattcctggtctaATTGTGTACGATACATCATTGCACAATATTCCAAATCTAAAAACATGATCTTCTTtgtaatttttcatcaaaatgtaatcgCTTCCTCCGCCTCTTTTTTcagcccctcccctccaaccgtTTCCATTCTTGTATCTAACGCCTACTCGGAAATATGgaacattatggaagtaaaatgggttgcaaacgaCTTTTTCACGTTGACTTTAAACTTTATTGAAGCTTTGCTGCTGTTTGAGCGTTCGATTCTGTATTTTCTGATTATGTTTTTTAAAGAGGCTTTGAATTTGCATCACTTACGTTTCTCCGGAGCGTCTGTAGTTGGCCGGGCAGTCGAATTTCAGGCACCGGAATCCACCCTGAACATTGAAACAGCTCTCGGACTCCATACAGGTGTGTGTGCCGGTTACACACTCATCGATATCTGccgatgtggaaaaaaaaaacattggttttAATAACTAttccatatttaaatattaaaataaagcaaaaaaattaattaaaataaagccATGAGGCTGGGCAGTACTTTGATTTTACCACGgtcgactctaaattctgattagaAGGGACGtgtttgaagccattgtaaaaaAAGGCACACATTTTAGATTAATGCATCAAGTTGCTGCGTTGCTTGGCAATATGCTGTTTGCTTGGAGGAAGAATATTTAAATTCGTTTTTTTATTGATCACTGAATCATGCCTAAGCACTCcttaccatggtaaaatcactgtagctTAATGCACGGTGTCATGTGGCttattgacagctcatccagtgACAATTTAAGACcagaacaatgtgttttataattCTGATTTAATCAAAGCATTCTGTATAGAGTTAATCTATTTCATTTTAAGATGGAATAATTCTAATAATAATGTGTATCTGACCCTGGCAGCTGCGTCCATTGGGGGCGAGCGTGTATCCTGTCACTGGACACGTGCACTGGAAGCTTCCCGGTGTGTTGTGACATCGGTAAGAGCAGATGTGTCCACCAGTGGGCAGAGCACACTCATCAATATCTGAGGAAATAAGATAACATGACAATTACTTCCTCCATTATACAAATGACGGAGTTTTACACCTAACACGGAGTGTAATGCAGTCGAAAAATGCAGTACAATTGTCCGTCTGTCactcatttctatctatctgtctgtctgtctgtctgtctgcctgcctgcctgtctgcctgcctgcctgcctgtcactcattcttatctatctatctgtctgtctgtctgtctgtctgtctgtctgcctgcctgcctgcctgcctgtcacTCATTcttatctatccatctgtctgtctgtctgtctgtctgtcactcattcttatctatctgtctgtctgtctgtcactcattcttatctgtctgtctgtccatctgtccatccatctgtcactcatttctatctatctgtctatctgtctgtctgtctgcctgcctgtcactcattcttatctatctgtctgtctgtctgtctgtctgtcaatcatttttatctatctgtctgtctgtctgtcactcattcttatctatctgtctgtctgtcactcattcttatctatccatctgtctgtctgtctgtcactcattcttatctgtctgtctgtatgtctgtctgtctgtccatccatctgtcactcatttctatctatctatttatctatctatctgtctgtctgtctgtcacttctgtctaactgtctgtctgtctgtctgtctctcatttctatctatctatctgtctgtctgtttgtctatctgtcatttctgtctgtctctcatttctatctatctatctgtctgcctgtctgtcacttctgtctacctgtctgtctgtctgtctgtctctcatttctatctatctatctacctatctatctatctatctatctatctatctgtgacAATCTGTGGattatctatctctctatctagcAGGCTGTTTTTCTTACTGTAAtatctgtataaccatcaaacttaaaACGTTTTAAGAACaaagctttgtcaagccaacatcaaagtttgtcttggcaAACTTCACCTATCTAATTGTACAATGCATTCTGTCATCATCCTATAATGAAACATTTTGCTTATATTGCATAATGTATAGTTtcacatattatttaaaaaatagtatACATTaaatgctagtattccattccaatgTAACATACGTCTGTCTCACTCACCCTCACAAGTGATTCCATCCACGTCACTTAGCTGGTAACCACGGCGACAGTAACACTGGTAGGATCCATACACGTTTGCACACTCCTGACTGCAGGGATTCGTCTCGCACTCATTGAGATCTACGAGTTAAATGACACTCCAGTGAAACCACACCTGAAACTTTTATATATTCCGTATATATCTAAATAAACTTACTTGAGAAGCAAGACTACATAAAATATTAATgctgcattcacttctttttggaatcactgtaattacgagatgacaTTTTGGAGATTCAACTCTGAAATTATTTGTTGCTATGGGAACACTCATGATGGCAAAACAGAAACTTGAGTGGCTCTGTTGATGATGGCAAAATATTTTATCACTACATTAATAAATGAATTCACCTctatattttcttaaaaatgtttaagaataaAGAAAGCGCTCCGGGTAACACTGGCTATAATAAAATGTCATATCAAACAGGTCTTTGTgttcacactgcaaaaaaactgtatttttgtcgcattttccagtaaaaatatgtaaacatatttaaaattaaatacattcacTTAACTCAAAGAAATTCAgtaacatttatgcttaaaacaagaacaaaatatttgccaatggggtgagaaaaaataaaaattgattcaaagggaaaaaaagtttatttttcttacctcattggcaaattgttttaagcataaaccacaccaaatgttgttagatttttttttcttcttcttgttttaagtataaatgtaataaactttAGGGAGATTTATGCTTAAGACAAGAAACAATTGCCAATGTGGTCATTTTgcctctcaagtaaatgtatcttgctttaaggatgtttagatattttactggaaaacaagaataATTTTTTGAAGTATAAATTTGAAAAAATAGCTGATAATTAGTTATTCTTATTGATTTGTTCATACCATCACAGTTTCTCCCATCACTGGCTAGCTTGAAGCCAGTAGTACAGCTACATTTGTAGGATCCCAGGACATTCTCACACTTATGAGCACATAGACGTCCAGGATAATTCCTGCATTCATTGATGTCTGATGTTCAAGAGACAGAAATGCAGAATTGTTAATCTGACAGCTGACAAACTAAAGAATTTGTcatttaataaatgcttttatcaAAAAGAATTTACATAAAACATTGCATGGCTTTGGAACGATATAAAGATGAGTACATAATTCAGTTATCAGCTCTTTAACTGGGTCACATCACTCACCTTCACAGACTCTGGCGATGCTATTGAAGGTGTAACCGGATCGGCACTCGCAGCGGTATGAGCCCACAAGATTAATGCAGCCGTGACCATCGCAGGCGTTATCAGGTCCAGCACACTCGTCAatatctgagagagagagagagagagagagagagattaagtttaatgaaaactaaattagGACAGATATTTAATCAGAATTGGATCTtgatgcaaaaataataataaatatagctgcaagcagctaTGATGGGCCCAAgtaccatgggtccatttccagcCGGTGGCTTTCAAAAAACAACGctaggtggacacatgcatttggcatttaacattattctaaacattttGAAGAAATTTGGGTAAATAAAAGagtactattttaaagtctgttataagagcaacacttcctgctgccaggtggtggcgctatgactgtgacccaaaatagtcacagccatgtgattagcccccaagactaaacataaatctcaattttgatctaaatcacacattgcacacagaagatatgagacacttcctttttctcatttttcaccattaatttattACTACACCATGGTGACGCcgtccaaaatggccaacttcctgttgggcggagctactgactgtgagtatgaaagttgttcagtTTGATGAGAAATATATACGCACCAGTTTTGGTGTCTGTAGGTGAAAatggatgtgctacagagcccccccccttacatgcccattttcaagggggcactacagagcccatCCTACAtgtccccccccctccccccactgcaacttcgcccagccctaatggccggcggctctgatgtgtgtgcaaaatttcaagagttttcacgcatgttaagtaccccaaaagtaccaaaaaccttgaaaataataataataataataaatatagctgcaagcagcgaagatgggcccaagcaccatgggtccatttccacctggtggctttcagtaaacaatgcaaggtggacacatgcatttggcattattttattctaaagaatttggaagcaattcatgtaaacataagagggctatttcaaagtctgttaaaagtgccatacttcctgctgccagttggtggcactatgactgtgacccataatagccacatcaatatGATCAGCccccaaacatacagctgaatttttatcaaaatcacacaatgcacacagaagatataaggtacttcctgtttcccattttcaccacaaatgtattgctttgccatggcaacactgtttaaaatatcaaaaatctattTGCAATTTAGCagctacaatgtcttggcatgatgttgcactgtaggtgaaaatgggggtgctacagagcccccttacatgcccattttcaagggggttCTACAGAGCCCCGCATGCATCTTTGCCCAtccctaatggccaacaactctgatgtgtatgcaaaatttcaagagttttcatgcatgttaagtaccccaaaagtaccgaaaaccttgaaaaaagaataataataataatccttagaagaacagtaGGGCCTCTGctctttcagtgcttggccctaataataatacaaataataatccttagaagaacaatagggcctctgcactttcagtgcttgggccctaaatattatgctgataattattataaataatatgcttaaattatAAACCATATGCTTTGCGTACCAATGCAGCGAGTTCCCTCTGCATTCAGGTGGTATCCACGGCCACAGTTAACCGTGTTTCTCTGGCATGTGTACGATCCGACTGTATTAAAACACATCTGACCTGGTTGACATGGTCCGGTTACACTTAAACACTCGTTTATATCTGTCAAAGACAAAGAGGAACAAATAACACTTATTAgcaagcatcattattactattgctcatagtgATTTGAATAAACCCCAacactaaatattaaacttccacctagcaaccacccagaacacctagcaaccacactTATTGGCTCACCGATGCAGCTCCCGAGTGCGTCCTGTATGAATCCTGCGCTGCACTGCACTTTGGGTCGGCATCGGAACGACCCGACAGTATTCTGACACTGGAGTTCTAGAGCGCAGTTGTGTGTGCCCGTCTCACATTCATCAATATCTGGAACATCACACACAACACAGTCAAAGTCAGTGTTACACTGGCACCACCAATTACCCTGTGTGCAGATTATATCTAATGCTGTTACGGCACATTATTGTCTGGTTTAAATTGTGCATGGTAAATATTCAGGTACAGTATGAAAATAACAACTGCTTTTGACTAAAACGATTATCTTAATACACTGATGTTATTGCGTAAATAAAAAGTAGCATATTTTTTGGACacataccatagtaataccatggtattctttgaagtatctttgagtaccatgtaaataccatggcatATGCATGTTATCCATTTAGTTTTGTAAAGGCATGAAATCAAACAGTGTTTCCCATTATCATGTCTTTCCAGGATATGattaattttttcattgttgATTCATTTATCATAATCATTATTAAGGAAATTTTCATGTCATCTGTAAATTATTAATGTGTATTTATGTGCGTCTGACCTTCACACTTGTTGTTGTCAGTGAGTTCGTAACCTGTGCCACAGCTGACCTCTCGCTGACAACGATAGGAGCCCATCGTGTTGATACAACGTTCACCAGCACGACAGTGATGAGACCCCAACAAACACTCGTTAATGTCTGCAGAGagatagaaaaagagaaaaggttGCAATGGATAAGTCAAAACCTTTTTAAAGTCATGTTATTGCTTGCTGTAGGTTCACTAGAGTTTATGAGGTTTGTGATTGCTGAATATTTACTGACCTTCACAGGTTTTTCCATCGGCTTTCAACTTGTGTCCCTCAATACAAGCGCATGTGCCGTTACCAACACATCGATGAGCACAACTGGCAGCTTCAATTCAAGTACAAACAAACAACATTAACACTACAGACACAAATGAGTGAGTACTGAAAATAGCAGCTAGGCTAATTATTACTCAAGTATAAAATATGTATTAGAGTAGATGAGCAGCTACCTTTGCACTTGTCCTCTGCAATCGGTATTGCACCCTGTGAAGTTGCATCTATAACTTTGATACAAACAAATTAGATTAAACATATAGCATATTtgtaattcttttataattgttAATGATGGCATTAAGAAGGTTAAAATGACCAGCTACCCATTAGCAGTGCAGTGATCACTGATTAAAGAGCAGTTTTAACTTCCTGAGCTGTACACTAGAGGGCAGCAGAATCCATTTTTAACTGCCCGACTAATTGGCGCACTCAACAGGGTAAATACAATGACCCAAGAGGCCCCTAAATGAGGACGCTTTGGGCATTTTTACTTCTAttgttgtgttttaaaaaaaaatccttatgcCTGAGAAAATGCCACTTCTAtgttagttttgtttttaaacataaaCACCAATAATCTGTGATCAGTACAACTTCAGCTCTatggacagaatgtgtgttcttTCGACAACTCCTTCTGTTGTAAAAACAGGCCGTATTAACAGTCatgcacgtacaatggaagtttaatttgttttgaacATGGGACATTCCTTTAAAGAGTAACTGGAGTTAAAGGCTGGAGTTGTTTTGTTCTCACCCAGTGTAGACTTTCCGTCACTGTCCGGCGAGCGGTCCACGCAGCATGCTCGGGACACCAGACCACACTGATACCCCACGGGGAGACTGAGGTCACATGACAGACCCCGTTCCTGGGCCGCCCGGCCAAGCAAACAACACTCGCAGCACATCTGCGTATGAGGAGAACTGAAAGTCAGAGACGTGGCGGAACTggctttttttttactcttatgtAACAGATCATAAGTTTAATCATGAAACCTGAGGAAAACAGCTATTACAGTGCAGAAATTAAAAACAGGTTTACATTTGAGGTTCGTTTTACAGATGGCTTTCTATTTATGCAAATATATTGCAAAGATAACAAGAAatacaaactgacaaagtctagcctgatataaaaaaaaaatatatttttaattttctccccaatttggaatgcccaattcccaatgcgctctaagtcctcgtggtggcgtagtgacttgcctcaatctgggtggtggaggatgaatctcagttgcctccttgtttgagaccgtcaatctgtgcatcttatcatgtggcttgttgagtgcgttaccatggagaagcctttgtgtggaggcttcacgctattctccgtggcatccaaacacaactcaccacacgccccaccgagagcaagaaccacattatagtgaccacgaggaggttaccccatgtgactccaccctccctagcaaccgggccaatttggttgcttaggagacctggctggagtcactcagcacgccctggattcgatcttgcgactccaggggtggtagtcagtgtcaatactcgctgagctacccaggccccctgatatAAAAATGCTGAGTTCTGGCAAACCCCTGTGGCAAACTTGTCGCAAATTTGGCAATGATTATTTTAacgtgcaaatgagctttgcggtaaacttttcattgttgccaaaggtttgctgccaGCTCAtttccatgtaaaaataatgagtggccGATCGATAttattaatcgaattaatcgcaattaatcgtgTACATCATTAGTTGCTGAGAAAGGCCTCCAAATAAAGAAAATTCCTatgaataatgcataataattcaaatattgaTAAATATAACATGTTGGgcctaaaataaatatatctattacggattgaaattcagtttgaaatatatcgcattattgtggcagatgaataaaacaTTGATTAGACAACACAATAAGAGGCATTAGactcaatatacagtattgtttgttttattctcatatcactgaacaagcctacagtcgacagcaatctgttttgcactgagttcgtcaatgtgtccagttctcacagtacgcGTTCTTGCGTTCTTTTTTAatttgcgctatttttaattgtcgctctatGTTCATGTGCATCAGACGGACgcgtttggagcgtctcactggcATTCAGCGTCATAAACgctgcatttttaggatgctgtgtcaagttaaagtaCTGCAAtctttgaaaatcacatctcaagatcctgtattctgttgtgcttcctcagtaagcggttctcattctgtttctgtgctgcttgtgaggtttgttgaggcgtgATGCCACCTATTGACGCAGCttgtaaaaacagatgtacttcaagcttgaattgctcatatggTAAGAAAATAcgtacttttattatggaatttacgtacACGTACATAACTGCGTTACATTTTTAACGgcttgtttttttatataattaatcacattaaattagcgcattaaatcgacagccctaattaaactATTATAGCATTAAAAACGAGCTCATAAAAGTATGTAAACATGTTGAGATTTCGGTACATATTATTTACTATACATGTTCTCTGCCtcacagagagaaaataaatcaggaTATCTTTTTTGTCATCCTGTGGgtggtctctggttacaaagcggACCAATCACGACTCTTGTGGACTGCGTCAATGCAATGCACATTTACAGTTTCGAAAAGGTGCACGTCAGGCTACGGCGTAGGttcgatgcagaagtataaatcagcctttagtGTTAGAAATGATGGTCTTGATTTAGGTATTCTagaaaaaccctaaacaaagtttgCTGAATAAtagtcaagccaacataatgactGTTTTgcaacaggtttcctgaacacattccccatcttccattggtcaacaaacagatagtcccacccccaaaatgAGTCAACATTGCCATGtcaacaaacaaataattttttctgaAAGCAGCACAGAGTGACAGTGTAAACACTTTAAAAGGATAATAAACCTGCATATGGTTTACTTAAAATTGTATAGCTGGGATACGAAAAAACATCGaagaatttacacacttcagctttaaaagagTTGGCGATTACATTGTAGAGCACAATGCTATGCTTCAACTCAAGAGCTTTATAGCAAGGAAGTGTTGTATCTATATAGACCCAACCTTTGATGATTTGATGAAGCTAGTCAATTAAAACATTCACACATACGTGACAAACCGCAGGATTCTTTGACTAGGAATCCTTTTTTTACCACACAGTGCTTCAGAATTGAGTTTTCTAAGACACTCGTGAGACGAGAGAGTAAAAAATCTCTAAAACCACAGAAAATACTGGATGTTCCTCTAGAGAGACATGAGTCAAGACAGCACAAATCTTTACGGTAACCATTATGGCTGATTTCCCAGACACAGATAACGTCCTGTCATGGACTAAACTGCACATTGTCAGTGATAAATCACCTCATTAAATCTTTCTGTATTTAAGACCTAAGATGTGTCTGTGAAAATTGCCCAGGGGCATCATAAAAGTtttgaaatgagggtgagttaacaacgacagaattttcatttttgggtgaactatcccttttaattggattaaactgatTGAATCAGGtttccattaactaacatctcaGGTGACTCCGTCGCAAACTCTCCtctagatttttagaagaaatacTAACAGATCAGCATTGAGTCTACTTGTCTAAAATCATCTAATAGTTGCCTTAGAATGTTTAAAATACATCAGGCTAGTGGTTAGCATTACACATACGAAAATGTAGCGCAATATTTCAGACACTTAATGTTTATACAGCCACTGAGTGCTGTTCACAACCAAAGATGAATGTTTCCTTGAAGACAGCAGGCACCTGGTGTTGAAATCCACTCAGGTGTGTATTAAACATCTTGTAGACACTCCATTCTTCATCTGTGGGTTTATGGAGCACCTGTGCTTATAATCTGAGCTGAATTTATAACGGCGGGCTGACATGAATACACTCCACTTTTCCAATGTGGGCAAGTTCACTCCTGTTCAATGTCAACAGTGTTGAGAGAAATATATCTTTCTATCCATCTTTGGGAAATGTGTTGCCTTATTATGATTTGTCAAACACAGACATGTGTGCACAAGTTTTCTCTACAAAACACATATGAAATTGACCTGCAGTGggcctaaaaagtatttggacacatgtGTCACACTTAACAACATGTGAATTTCATTGCAagccgggtggtggaggacgaatcccagctgcctccgcgtctgagacggtcaacctgcgcatcttatcgcgtggcttgttaagcgcgttgccacggagacatagcgcgtgtggaggcttcacgccatccgccacggcatccacgctcaactcaccacgcgccccaccaagagcgaaccacattatagcaaccacgaggaggttaccccatatgactctaccctccctagcaaccgggccaatttggttgcttagacctggctggagtcactcagcacttcCTGGGAtacaaactagcgaactagcgaactccaggggtggtaaccagcattttttaccactgagctgcgTTTTTATTATTGGGAGCTGGACATGACGGAAGTCATAGCATCCAGGTGTCTTTGATtctctaaaaagaaccggctcgtaaCTGTCATTCATTCGGGAACCACATTACACTGGTTGAGCTGTGTGTTTCACACAATGGATTCAAAGGAACCGGCTCATAGGaatcattagtttgggaatcggactatactAGTCGCGCTGTGTGCTTTACACTAcagataaaattttttttttttttttttataagaatcatttgttcttAATTAGGACTACACTAGTCACAAAGTGTTTTGCATTATGAATTTGAAAGAACCAGATCATAAGACTCGTTTTTTGGAAATTGGACtacatttgttgcactgtgtgtttcatgctgtagattcaaaagaaccagctcataagaatcatttagtcagaaatcggactacactgatc
This genomic window from Myxocyprinus asiaticus isolate MX2 ecotype Aquarium Trade chromosome 48, UBuf_Myxa_2, whole genome shotgun sequence contains:
- the LOC127437109 gene encoding fibulin-1-like isoform X3; protein product: MGPFCIVLFSLCGVLQAQEVTDSISLDKCCKDGKERGQESQDCTSLPLISESTTCRIAQEQCCAAVLEDNTCTNGINMAKDQGSCHALMSGSTCETKTAKMCCECCLLGRAAQERGLSCDLSLPVGYQCGLVSRACCVDRSPDSDGKSTLVIDATSQGAIPIAEDKCKAASCAHRCVGNGTCACIEGHKLKADGKTCEDINECLLGSHHCRAGERCINTMGSYRCQREVSCGTGYELTDNNKCEDIDECETGTHNCALELQCQNTVGSFRCRPKVQCSAGFIQDALGSCIDINECLSVTGPCQPGQMCFNTVGSYTCQRNTVNCGRGYHLNAEGTRCIDIDECAGPDNACDGHGCINLVGSYRCECRSGYTFNSIARVCEDINECRNYPGRLCAHKCENVLGSYKCSCTTGFKLASDGRNCDDLNECETNPCSQECANVYGSYQCYCRRGYQLSDVDGITCEDIDECALPTGGHICSYRCHNTPGSFQCTCPVTGYTLAPNGRSCQDIDECVTGTHTCMESESCFNVQGGFRCLKFDCPANYRRSGETRCERLPCNQTSECVALPVRITYYHLTFPTKIPIPTNIFRMGPSNTAVGDDIEVAIVDGNQGGYFAAKHLDHGGVLVVQKPIVVPQDFEISLEMKLRRFGHLSIYLFKIRLFVTPDELSNAIIE
- the LOC127437109 gene encoding fibulin-1-like isoform X2; the encoded protein is MGPFCIVLFSLCGVLQAQEVTDSISLDKCCKDGKERGQESQDCTSLPLISESTTCRIAQEQCCAAVLEDNTCTNGINMAKDQGSCHALMSGSTCETKTAKMCCECCLLGRAAQERGLSCDLSLPVGYQCGLVSRACCVDRSPDSDGKSTLVIDATSQGAIPIAEDKCKAASCAHRCVGNGTCACIEGHKLKADGKTCEDINECLLGSHHCRAGERCINTMGSYRCQREVSCGTGYELTDNNKCEDIDECETGTHNCALELQCQNTVGSFRCRPKVQCSAGFIQDALGSCIDINECLSVTGPCQPGQMCFNTVGSYTCQRNTVNCGRGYHLNAEGTRCIDIDECAGPDNACDGHGCINLVGSYRCECRSGYTFNSIARVCEDINECRNYPGRLCAHKCENVLGSYKCSCTTGFKLASDGRNCDDLNECETNPCSQECANVYGSYQCYCRRGYQLSDVDGITCEDIDECALPTGGHICSYRCHNTPGSFQCTCPVTGYTLAPNGRSCQDIDECVTGTHTCMESESCFNVQGGFRCLKFDCPANYRRSGETPRVDRADIIRCVKSCQPNDISCVLNPILSISHTAISLPTFREFTKPEEIVFLRSPTPSHFPHMDSPEIVYDILEGNIQNSFDIVKRLEHGMIVGVVRQVKPLVGPLSTILKLAMNYVTNGVVSHRNIINVHIYVSEFWF
- the LOC127437109 gene encoding fibulin-1-like isoform X1, coding for MGPFCIVLFSLCGVLQAQEVTDSISLDKCCKDGKERGQESQDCTSLPLISESTTCRIAQEQCCAAVLEDNTCTNGINMAKDQGSCHALMSGSTCETKTAKMCCECCLLGRAAQERGLSCDLSLPVGYQCGLVSRACCVDRSPDSDGKSTLVIDATSQGAIPIAEDKCKAASCAHRCVGNGTCACIEGHKLKADGKTCEDINECLLGSHHCRAGERCINTMGSYRCQREVSCGTGYELTDNNKCEDIDECETGTHNCALELQCQNTVGSFRCRPKVQCSAGFIQDALGSCIDINECLSVTGPCQPGQMCFNTVGSYTCQRNTVNCGRGYHLNAEGTRCIDIDECAGPDNACDGHGCINLVGSYRCECRSGYTFNSIARVCEDINECRNYPGRLCAHKCENVLGSYKCSCTTGFKLASDGRNCDDLNECETNPCSQECANVYGSYQCYCRRGYQLSDVDGITCEDIDECALPTGGHICSYRCHNTPGSFQCTCPVTGYTLAPNGRSCQDIDECVTGTHTCMESESCFNVQGGFRCLKFDCPANYRRSGETRPRVDRADIIRCVKSCQPNDISCVLNPILSISHTAISLPTFREFTKPEEIVFLRSPTPSHFPHMDSPEIVYDILEGNIQNSFDIVKRLEHGMIVGVVRQVKPLVGPLSTILKLAMNYVTNGVVSHRNIINVHIYVSEFWF